CGAAGACGGAGATGGCAGGCCTGCGGTTGTGAGCCACCGCGTCGACGAACTCATGAGCCAGGTAGGCGTGGGAGCCGCCGTGGCCTCCGTAAGCCACAGTCTCGCCGTCGGTCTGACGCCAGGCCGCAGCGACCTCCGGCGGCAGCGGATCGCGCATCTCCTCGACAGTCAATTGCCGTGTCTCAAGTGGCTTGGCGGTCAGGGGCTCGATGCGATAGTTGGTCTGCCAGAGGCCGTCGCGATAGCTGCCACGAGTCCCGAGGACGCGGAAGGTCTCGTCGGCGCTGCGACCCACTTCACGGAACTCGCAGATGCGCACCGTCGCACCGTTGGACATCAGAAAGAGTGCCGTCTCGTTAGTGAAGGCGCTACCCGCGGAGAACGGATCGTTGGTCCTGTTGGCATAGCCGTAGCAGGTCACCTTCAGCGCATGGGAGTTCATCACCGACACCGGGCCGCTGGTCGAGTGGGTCGGGTAGTGCATCGGGCCGCCGCGCAGGCCCTTTTCGCGGTACTTTCTGCTTGCCTCAATCCACTCCTGGCCGGCCCGACTGGCCAGACGGCTCTTGTTGACCTCGCGCAGATTGCAGGCGTCATCCACGTCGTGGAAGTACTCACCTTCAGCATAGACGAAGTCACCGAAAGCGCCCGCGGCGGCCATCCGGCGACAGAACATCGTCTGCGGACGGTAGAAGGTCGTTTCGCCCAGCATGTAGTGCAGCCCGGTCCGTTGGCACGTTGACACGAGTCGGTCGCACCACTCGAGGATCTCGTCGTCGTCGGGGATCGAGATGATCGGCACCGCACTGTACACATGCTTTCCCGATTCCATGGCTTGGATGCACTGTGGGGCATGGAGCCAGGGCTGAGTGATGATGACCAGGGCATCCAGATCGGCACGACAGATGTCGTCGAGCGACTCATAGGCGTCGCGCGGGTCGAACTTGTCCTGCCAGG
The nucleotide sequence above comes from Armatimonadia bacterium. Encoded proteins:
- a CDS encoding Gfo/Idh/MocA family oxidoreductase, which produces MGISLGLVGLGSFGSGFAELFKRHPLVDRIALCDREPERVARFAKLESWQDKFDPRDAYESLDDICRADLDALVIITQPWLHAPQCIQAMESGKHVYSAVPIISIPDDDEILEWCDRLVSTCQRTGLHYMLGETTFYRPQTMFCRRMAAAGAFGDFVYAEGEYFHDVDDACNLREVNKSRLASRAGQEWIEASRKYREKGLRGGPMHYPTHSTSGPVSVMNSHALKVTCYGYANRTNDPFSAGSAFTNETALFLMSNGATVRICEFREVGRSADETFRVLGTRGSYRDGLWQTNYRIEPLTAKPLETRQLTVEEMRDPLPPEVAAAWRQTDGETVAYGGHGGSHAYLAHEFVDAVAHNRRPAISVFDAVRYMAMGVAAHQSALRDGETLKVPDWGDG